The following proteins are co-located in the Echinicola sp. 20G genome:
- a CDS encoding DUF349 domain-containing protein translates to MENDKEISEENKVTQEQVDNTVESNQHEPEKDMANEEEDHHEEDHHDDDHHVDYGNFSKKQLIAALKELIEKGNYVKADHIANDIKSHFEEDHFNKEKEAALKSFVKDGGEEDDFYYKQSEDDKIFFALYGDFKNRRSEQIKDLEKAKEKNLYAKNQILERLRELVDGEETTHSISTIKDIQTEWKEIGPVPGAQNKSLWASYNALMDRFYDNRSIYFELKELDRKKNLEGKIELIEKAEALDQEEDLRNAIKALNELHEEFKHIGPVPRDEQEGIWQRFKTASDAVYAKRKAYYESQKEVFKENQTKKEALIAKLGEFKDFKANRIKEWNVKTKEILEIQKEWEAIGPVPRECGREINRSFWGFFKQFFHNKNLFFKELDEIRRVNKEKAEELIKQAESLKESTDWQNTSNALIKLQQDWKKLGPTPEKVRDDLYRRFKAACDTFFDNRRQANKDINKEFEKNLESKEEVCAKIKALPGSEDLTVEHLEKLIGDFNAIGFVPRKNIKEIAAKFNEAVEACVDVMDTDGENREEFLFRLNLNKIQSDPNSDRVFNKKEHGIRKQIADLENNITLWKNNLEFFASSKTADKLKDQFDQKIEKAEEEIEKLKKKLSILREF, encoded by the coding sequence ATGGAGAACGATAAGGAAATATCAGAAGAAAACAAGGTGACTCAAGAGCAGGTAGATAACACTGTGGAGAGTAATCAGCATGAACCGGAAAAGGACATGGCAAATGAAGAAGAGGATCACCATGAAGAAGATCATCACGACGATGACCATCATGTTGATTATGGGAATTTCAGCAAAAAGCAGCTGATAGCTGCATTAAAGGAGCTGATTGAGAAGGGAAACTATGTCAAGGCCGATCACATTGCAAATGACATTAAATCTCACTTTGAAGAGGATCATTTTAACAAGGAAAAGGAAGCTGCACTAAAAAGCTTCGTCAAGGATGGTGGAGAAGAAGATGACTTCTATTACAAGCAAAGTGAGGATGATAAAATATTTTTTGCGCTCTATGGTGACTTTAAAAACCGCAGAAGCGAGCAAATCAAAGACCTTGAAAAAGCAAAAGAAAAGAATCTCTATGCCAAAAACCAAATTCTCGAGAGGTTAAGAGAACTGGTAGATGGTGAAGAGACCACACATAGTATTAGTACGATTAAGGACATTCAAACTGAGTGGAAAGAAATTGGTCCTGTGCCAGGAGCTCAGAATAAAAGCCTTTGGGCTTCCTATAATGCGTTAATGGATCGCTTCTATGACAATAGAAGCATCTATTTTGAATTAAAGGAACTTGATCGCAAAAAGAACCTAGAAGGGAAGATTGAGTTGATTGAAAAAGCAGAGGCGCTAGATCAAGAAGAAGATCTAAGAAATGCTATCAAGGCTTTAAATGAGTTGCATGAAGAGTTCAAGCATATAGGTCCAGTACCAAGGGATGAACAAGAAGGTATTTGGCAAAGGTTTAAAACTGCTTCTGACGCAGTTTATGCCAAAAGGAAAGCTTATTACGAGAGCCAAAAAGAGGTTTTCAAAGAAAACCAAACCAAGAAAGAAGCACTTATTGCCAAGCTTGGAGAGTTTAAGGATTTCAAAGCTAACCGTATCAAAGAATGGAATGTAAAGACCAAGGAAATTCTTGAAATCCAAAAAGAGTGGGAAGCAATTGGTCCTGTTCCAAGAGAGTGTGGCCGTGAGATCAATAGATCATTTTGGGGATTCTTTAAGCAGTTCTTCCATAATAAAAACCTTTTCTTCAAAGAGCTTGACGAAATCCGTAGGGTGAACAAGGAAAAGGCCGAAGAGCTGATTAAACAAGCAGAGTCACTAAAAGAGAGCACAGATTGGCAAAACACTTCCAATGCCTTAATCAAGCTACAACAAGACTGGAAAAAGCTGGGTCCAACACCGGAGAAGGTAAGGGATGATTTGTACAGAAGGTTTAAAGCGGCTTGTGATACTTTCTTTGACAATAGGAGACAGGCCAATAAGGATATCAACAAAGAGTTTGAAAAGAACCTTGAATCTAAAGAAGAAGTGTGTGCCAAAATCAAGGCACTTCCAGGTTCGGAGGATTTGACTGTAGAACATCTTGAGAAATTGATAGGTGATTTTAATGCTATTGGTTTCGTCCCGAGGAAAAATATAAAAGAGATTGCTGCAAAGTTCAATGAAGCGGTGGAAGCTTGTGTTGATGTGATGGATACAGATGGTGAGAACCGTGAAGAATTCCTTTTCCGTCTTAATTTGAACAAGATTCAAAGCGACCCAAATAGTGATAGGGTCTTCAATAAGAAAGAACATGGTATCCGTAAGCAAATTGCTGACTTGGAGAACAACATTACCTTGTGGAAAAACAACCTTGAATTTTTTGCTTCATCTAAGACTGCTGATAAGTTAAAAGATCAATTTGATCAGAAAATAGAAAAAGCGGAGGAGGAAATAGAAAAGCTCAAGAAAAAGTTATCGATATTAAGGGAATTTTAA
- a CDS encoding YqgE/AlgH family protein has protein sequence MDKNNKITPKSGHLLISEPFLQDENFVRSVVLLCESNEKGAFGLVLNKLSILKIRDLLDELDFLDIEVFVGGPVEQNTLHFIYKGSPMIEGSIELAKDLYWGGDFDELVMKYKTGQIDLNNFRFFIGYSGWSEGQLESELTENTWIVCERVDSQAIFEASPDDLWRVALRNMGGDFQVLANYPIDPRLN, from the coding sequence ATGGATAAAAACAATAAAATCACTCCCAAATCCGGTCATTTATTGATTTCAGAGCCATTTCTACAAGATGAAAATTTTGTTAGGTCCGTTGTACTCCTTTGTGAAAGCAATGAAAAGGGAGCGTTTGGTCTTGTTTTAAACAAACTTTCCATTCTGAAGATTAGAGATCTGTTGGATGAACTTGATTTTTTGGATATAGAGGTTTTTGTTGGGGGACCGGTGGAACAAAACACGCTTCACTTTATATATAAAGGTAGTCCTATGATAGAAGGAAGCATTGAATTGGCGAAGGATTTGTATTGGGGAGGGGATTTCGATGAGCTGGTCATGAAATATAAAACAGGTCAAATTGATCTGAACAACTTTCGTTTTTTTATTGGCTATTCCGGTTGGTCTGAAGGACAGTTGGAAAGTGAATTGACGGAAAATACCTGGATAGTGTGCGAAAGAGTGGATTCTCAGGCCATATTTGAAGCGTCTCCTGATGATCTTTGGAGGGTGGCTTTGAGGAATATGGGAGGTGATTTTCAGGTTTTGGCAAATTATCCCATTGACCCAAGATTAAATTAA
- the pdxH gene encoding pyridoxamine 5'-phosphate oxidase, giving the protein MDIAALRTEYSLKSLDVKMLDKSPIKQFESWLDDAIKTNVNEPNAMNLATVSKNHRPSSRIVLLKGIDHGFVFYTNYDSKKGQELNHFPFAAITFFWPELQRQVRIEGKIEKVAPSLSDQYFLSRPMGSQIGAWASPQSQIIPDRAFLEKKEAEMIEKFKLEEIQRPAHWGGFRLVPDLVEFWQGRTSRLHDRIQYQLKDENTWTTNRLAP; this is encoded by the coding sequence ATGGATATTGCAGCGCTTCGAACAGAATATTCCCTTAAGTCTCTAGATGTAAAAATGCTGGACAAATCGCCTATTAAGCAGTTTGAATCTTGGTTAGATGATGCTATCAAGACAAATGTCAACGAACCAAACGCCATGAACTTGGCTACAGTAAGCAAAAATCACAGGCCTAGTTCTAGAATCGTTCTCTTAAAAGGTATTGACCATGGCTTTGTTTTTTACACTAATTACGATAGTAAAAAAGGTCAGGAACTGAATCATTTTCCTTTTGCTGCAATTACCTTTTTCTGGCCTGAATTACAGCGACAGGTAAGAATAGAAGGAAAAATCGAAAAAGTAGCCCCTTCTCTTTCAGATCAATATTTCCTGTCCCGGCCAATGGGAAGTCAAATTGGAGCATGGGCATCTCCGCAAAGCCAGATCATTCCAGATAGAGCTTTTTTGGAAAAAAAAGAAGCAGAAATGATTGAGAAATTTAAGCTTGAAGAAATCCAAAGACCTGCTCATTGGGGTGGCTTTCGACTTGTTCCTGATTTGGTGGAATTTTGGCAAGGAAGAACTTCAAGACTACACGACAGAATCCAGTATCAACTAAAAGATGAAAATACCTGGACTACTAACAGGTTAGCTCCTTAA
- the bshB1 gene encoding bacillithiol biosynthesis deacetylase BshB1 encodes MKLDILAIAAHPDDAELSCSGTLAAHADKGYKVGVVDLTQGEMGTRGTPKLRLEEATASSKILKLSARENLGFRDVFFKDDEEHRLEIVKIIRKYRPEIILANAVTDRHPDHGKGASLVTNACFVSGLIKVETELDGVKQEAWRPKFVYHYIQNNYIEPDFVFDISEYWDVKLESIKAFKSQFYDPSNQEPESFISSKEFFDFTEARAKEFGHRINVKYGEGFTVERMVGVDDLFQLK; translated from the coding sequence ATGAAATTAGATATTCTGGCTATTGCAGCCCATCCAGATGATGCTGAGCTATCTTGTTCTGGAACTCTTGCAGCTCACGCAGACAAAGGGTATAAAGTAGGAGTAGTTGATCTTACCCAAGGAGAAATGGGTACTAGAGGAACGCCTAAATTACGTTTGGAAGAGGCAACAGCATCTTCAAAAATCCTTAAACTTTCAGCAAGGGAAAATTTAGGTTTTAGAGACGTCTTTTTTAAAGACGATGAAGAACATCGTCTGGAAATAGTAAAAATTATCAGAAAATACCGGCCGGAAATCATCTTAGCCAATGCGGTAACCGATAGGCATCCAGATCATGGCAAGGGAGCTTCTTTGGTTACCAATGCCTGTTTTGTAAGTGGTTTGATTAAAGTGGAGACTGAGCTTGACGGAGTAAAGCAGGAGGCATGGAGACCAAAATTTGTTTACCATTATATCCAAAACAATTATATAGAACCAGATTTTGTGTTCGACATCAGTGAATATTGGGATGTGAAGCTTGAAAGCATCAAAGCCTTTAAATCCCAGTTTTATGATCCTTCCAATCAAGAGCCTGAAAGTTTTATCAGTAGTAAGGAGTTTTTTGATTTTACTGAGGCAAGGGCCAAAGAGTTTGGCCACAGGATAAATGTAAAATATGGTGAAGGTTTTACGGTGGAACGAATGGTTGGTGTGGATGACTTATTCCAGTTAAAATAG
- a CDS encoding M23 family metallopeptidase: MSIKSFISFIVITFLCVSFSEAYAQVFPKIVKKDKTQPVKVPDVRKIETFDVQEYLQNLQRGTDSLLFKDRVDLRRRLTAVSEDTLSLVWLPTHQLVQVTDKIQIDSVWVTAFEYYSSWDSQRIDSYDFNPKDFKDTVYVKLYDPFYGTNWSNPLDQTKINSEFGFRRYRWHHGTDLDLNRGDPVYSAFDGIVRMRSYDRYGYGYYLVVRHKNGLETLYGHLSKFNSVVGQEVKAGEVIGYGGSTGRSTGPHLHFEVRYQGLSINPTELFDFSVGRLRSSVYAVTANSFDHVIKMQQAVYHRVRSGENLSVIARKYGTTVRNITRKNNISSSSVLRVGQRLRIR, encoded by the coding sequence ATGAGCATCAAATCATTCATCAGCTTTATTGTCATTACTTTCCTGTGTGTAAGCTTTTCAGAAGCTTATGCACAGGTATTTCCCAAAATAGTAAAGAAGGACAAAACCCAGCCAGTCAAAGTGCCGGATGTCCGAAAAATAGAGACTTTTGATGTTCAGGAATATTTACAAAATCTACAGCGTGGAACAGATTCCTTATTGTTCAAAGACCGCGTAGATTTAAGAAGAAGATTAACTGCTGTAAGTGAAGACACCCTTTCGCTTGTATGGCTCCCCACACACCAGTTGGTTCAAGTAACTGATAAAATCCAAATTGATAGCGTTTGGGTTACTGCCTTTGAATACTATTCCTCATGGGACAGCCAGCGTATCGACAGTTATGATTTTAATCCCAAAGACTTTAAGGATACCGTTTATGTCAAACTGTATGATCCATTTTATGGCACCAACTGGAGCAATCCATTGGATCAGACCAAAATAAACTCAGAATTTGGTTTTAGAAGATATCGTTGGCATCATGGGACAGATCTTGACCTAAATAGAGGAGATCCAGTGTATAGTGCTTTTGATGGAATTGTGAGAATGAGATCATATGACCGCTATGGCTACGGCTATTATTTGGTGGTAAGACATAAAAATGGCCTTGAGACTTTATATGGACATTTGTCGAAATTCAATTCGGTGGTAGGGCAAGAAGTAAAAGCTGGGGAAGTAATTGGTTATGGAGGAAGCACTGGAAGGAGTACTGGTCCTCATTTGCATTTTGAAGTGCGCTATCAAGGACTGTCAATTAACCCAACAGAATTGTTCGATTTTTCTGTAGGAAGACTGAGGAGCAGTGTTTATGCGGTTACGGCAAATAGTTTTGACCATGTTATCAAGATGCAACAGGCAGTGTATCATCGGGTAAGAAGTGGTGAGAATTTAAGTGTAATTGCCCGAAAATATGGAACTACAGTGAGAAATATCACCAGAAAGAACAACATCTCTTCTAGTTCTGTCTTAAGAGTGGGGCAAAGATTAAGAATCAGATAA
- the trxB gene encoding thioredoxin-disulfide reductase, with protein sequence MNKEAEKVKVLIIGSGPAGYTAAIYASRAGLNPLLYTGGQPGGQLTITNDVENYPGYPDGVMGPQMMEDFKKQAERFGTDVRYGMVTAVDFSSRPHKVTVDDQNEILAETVIISTGASAKWLGLESENKLNGKGVSACAVCDGFFFRNQYVAIVGAGDTACEEASYLANICEKVYMLVRRDEMRASQIMQQRVKNNPKIEILWNTETEEILGEEEVSGVRIKNTQSGETQELAVTGFFVAIGHQPNTQIFDGMLDMNESGYIITKPGSTKTNIEGVFACGDAQDHVYRQAVTAAGTGCMSALDAERFLAEQELS encoded by the coding sequence ATGAATAAAGAAGCAGAAAAGGTTAAAGTATTAATCATCGGTTCGGGCCCAGCAGGGTATACTGCGGCAATCTATGCCTCTAGAGCAGGCCTTAATCCATTACTTTATACTGGCGGACAGCCAGGTGGACAACTTACCATCACCAATGATGTGGAAAACTACCCGGGCTATCCTGATGGTGTCATGGGACCACAAATGATGGAGGATTTCAAAAAGCAAGCGGAGAGATTTGGTACTGATGTAAGGTACGGAATGGTAACTGCTGTTGACTTCAGTTCAAGACCTCATAAAGTCACTGTAGACGACCAAAATGAAATCTTAGCTGAAACTGTTATTATTTCTACTGGAGCTTCAGCTAAATGGCTTGGGCTTGAAAGTGAAAATAAATTGAACGGAAAAGGAGTTTCTGCTTGTGCCGTTTGTGATGGTTTCTTCTTTAGAAATCAGTATGTAGCCATTGTTGGTGCCGGTGATACCGCGTGTGAAGAAGCATCCTATTTGGCCAATATTTGTGAAAAAGTATATATGTTGGTGCGTAGAGATGAGATGAGAGCATCTCAAATTATGCAACAGCGGGTAAAAAATAACCCAAAGATTGAGATCCTTTGGAATACAGAAACTGAAGAGATTCTTGGAGAAGAAGAAGTAAGTGGAGTAAGAATCAAAAATACACAGTCAGGAGAAACTCAAGAACTAGCGGTAACAGGCTTTTTCGTGGCCATAGGTCACCAACCTAACACCCAGATCTTTGATGGGATGTTGGATATGAATGAATCTGGGTACATTATCACCAAGCCAGGAAGCACTAAAACCAATATTGAAGGAGTTTTTGCTTGTGGTGACGCACAAGATCATGTTTACAGGCAAGCTGTAACAGCTGCAGGTACCGGATGTATGTCAGCTCTCGATGCGGAGCGTTTTCTCGCTGAACAAGAGTTGTCATAA
- a CDS encoding RNA polymerase sigma factor RpoD/SigA, which translates to MRQLKISKQITNRESQSLDKYLQEIGKVDLLTADEEVVLAKRIREGDQLALEKLTKANLRFVVSVAKQYQNQGLSLGDLINEGNLGLIKAAQRFDETRGFKFISYAVWWIRQSILQALAEQSRIVRLPLNRVGSLNKISKTFSELEQRFEREPSPEELAEVLEVTAGEVVDTMKISGRHVSMDAPFVQGEENSLLDVLENDGEEKPDDGLMNDSLRKEVQRALSTLTQREADVITLYFGLNGEHAMTLEEIGEKFNLTRERVRQIKEKAIRRLRHTSRSKTLKPYLG; encoded by the coding sequence ATGAGGCAGCTTAAAATTAGCAAACAGATCACTAACCGGGAGAGTCAGTCTCTCGATAAGTATTTACAAGAAATTGGTAAAGTAGATCTTCTTACTGCAGATGAAGAAGTGGTACTTGCCAAAAGAATCCGGGAAGGTGATCAGCTAGCTCTTGAAAAATTGACCAAAGCAAACCTAAGGTTCGTGGTTTCTGTTGCAAAACAGTACCAAAACCAAGGCCTTTCTTTGGGTGATCTTATCAATGAGGGAAACTTGGGACTTATCAAAGCCGCACAGCGATTTGATGAGACCAGGGGCTTTAAATTTATTTCTTACGCTGTTTGGTGGATCAGACAATCTATTCTGCAGGCTTTGGCTGAGCAGTCCAGGATTGTAAGACTTCCGCTTAACCGTGTAGGATCCTTGAACAAAATCAGCAAGACTTTCAGTGAACTTGAGCAACGTTTTGAGAGAGAACCGTCTCCAGAGGAACTTGCTGAAGTATTGGAGGTAACCGCTGGTGAAGTGGTTGATACCATGAAGATTTCTGGCCGTCATGTGTCCATGGATGCTCCTTTCGTACAAGGAGAGGAAAACAGCCTTTTGGATGTGTTGGAAAATGATGGTGAAGAAAAACCTGATGATGGTTTGATGAATGACTCTTTGAGAAAAGAGGTTCAGAGAGCTTTATCAACTCTTACCCAGAGAGAAGCTGATGTGATTACCTTATATTTTGGTTTGAATGGTGAACATGCCATGACGCTTGAAGAAATTGGTGAGAAATTTAATTTGACCAGAGAGCGTGTAAGACAGATCAAAGAAAAAGCAATCAGAAGATTGAGACATACTTCCAGAAGTAAGACATTGAAACCTTATTTAGGGTAG